Proteins encoded by one window of Massilia sp. NR 4-1:
- a CDS encoding pseudouridine synthase, producing MSEELLRLSKRMSELGLCSRREADEWIAKGWVRVDGKVVSELGTKVYPSQRVTVERQAAAEQSKRVTILINKPVGYVSGQAEDGYTPAVALIKPENRWADDPSPEQFHPTQLRSLVPAGRLDIDSVGLLVLTQDGRIAKHLIGHDTEIDKEYLVRVQYSKPGKLPDADLKKLNHGLWMDGKPLLPAKVRWQNDDQLSFTLREGRKRQIRRMCDMVGLKVIGLKRVRIGKVKLGDLPQGQWRYLHPDERF from the coding sequence ATGTCTGAAGAATTATTACGCCTGTCCAAACGCATGTCCGAACTGGGCCTGTGCTCCCGCCGCGAAGCCGATGAATGGATCGCCAAAGGCTGGGTGCGGGTCGACGGCAAAGTGGTGTCCGAACTGGGCACCAAGGTCTACCCGAGCCAGCGCGTCACCGTCGAGCGCCAGGCCGCGGCCGAACAATCGAAACGCGTGACCATCCTGATCAACAAGCCGGTCGGCTACGTCAGCGGCCAGGCCGAGGATGGCTATACCCCGGCCGTGGCCCTGATCAAGCCGGAAAACCGCTGGGCCGACGATCCCTCGCCCGAGCAGTTCCACCCGACCCAGCTGCGCAGCCTGGTGCCGGCCGGCCGCCTCGACATCGACTCGGTCGGCCTGCTGGTGCTGACCCAGGACGGGCGCATCGCCAAGCACCTGATCGGCCACGATACCGAGATCGACAAGGAATACCTGGTGCGCGTACAGTACAGCAAACCCGGCAAACTGCCCGACGCCGACCTCAAGAAACTCAACCACGGCCTGTGGATGGACGGCAAACCGCTGCTGCCGGCCAAGGTGCGCTGGCAGAACGACGACCAGCTCAGCTTCACCCTGCGCGAGGGTCGCAAGCGCCAGATCCGCCGCATGTGCGATATGGTGGGACTGAAAGTCATCGGCTTGAAGCGGGTGCGCATCGGCAAGGTCAAGCTGGGCGACCTGCCCCAGGGCCAGTGGCGCTATTTGCACCCCGATGAACGTTTTTGA
- a CDS encoding [protein-PII] uridylyltransferase has protein sequence MKNDLRDQLKARLKADRLQVVATFQADGKPEKLLRSLRQSVDAVLASAWEAAGLPARTALVGVGGYGRGELFPHSDVDVLILLHQPPDDATRRRLEALVQLLWDLGLEVGHSIRTVDECLSESKADITVQTSLLEARLVTGERALFEELQQRYDAAMDAQAFFNAKMLEMRQRHAKYEDTPFALEPNCKESPGGLRDLQVILWLAKAAGLANSWRTLATRGLITQTEARQLMEKERAFKDIRVRLHLHAGRREDRLVFDVQTAIAETLGLQATGSGPHMRRASEYLMQRYYWAAKAVTQLNTILLQNIEAQLFPQNGEAHPINARFAEVDGFIDIVDDDTFEKTPSAMLEVFVLMTERPAIKGMAARTMRALWHERFKIDAGFRSDPVNRAYFLRILQAPVGIIHALRRMNELSILGRYLPNFRKIVGQMQHDLFHVYTVDQHILMVVRNMRRFTMTEHAHEYPFCSQLMANFPQHWLLYVAALFHDIAKGRGGDHSKLGRVDAVQFCQDHGMGKDETELVVFLVEHHLTMSQVAQKQDLSDPDVIAAFARLVRDERHLTALYLLTVADIRGTSPKVWNAWKAKLLEDLYRMTLRVLGGEPPSADRELKNRQQEALATLRLYGLPPDAHEALWQQLDVAYFLRHDASDIAWQTRALYDRLNSGQPVVKCRLAPIGEGLQVAVYIPDQPDLFARICGYFDRKNFSILDAKIHTTRHGYALDTFLVTEQNFAKSYRDIINLIEHELCALLEAAGPLSAPGKGRLSRLSRTFPLQPSVDLRPDERGQYYLLSVTANDRPGLLYSIATVLSRYKINLHTAKIMTLGERVEDVFLVDGAALANARLQLQLETDLLEALKI, from the coding sequence ATGAAGAATGATCTGCGGGACCAGCTCAAGGCCCGCCTCAAGGCCGACCGCCTGCAGGTGGTCGCCACCTTCCAGGCCGACGGCAAGCCGGAGAAGCTGCTGCGCAGCCTGCGCCAGAGTGTGGACGCGGTGCTCGCCAGCGCCTGGGAAGCGGCCGGCCTGCCGGCGCGCACCGCCCTGGTCGGCGTGGGCGGCTACGGCCGCGGCGAGCTGTTCCCCCATTCCGACGTCGATGTCCTGATCCTGCTGCACCAGCCCCCCGACGACGCCACGCGGCGCCGGCTGGAGGCATTGGTGCAGCTGCTGTGGGACCTGGGCCTGGAAGTGGGCCACAGCATCCGCACCGTGGACGAATGCCTGAGCGAGTCGAAGGCCGACATCACGGTGCAAACCAGCCTGCTCGAAGCGCGCCTGGTGACGGGAGAGCGCGCGCTGTTCGAGGAACTGCAGCAGCGCTACGACGCGGCCATGGACGCGCAAGCCTTCTTCAACGCCAAGATGCTGGAAATGCGCCAGCGCCACGCCAAGTACGAGGACACCCCCTTCGCGCTCGAGCCGAACTGCAAGGAAAGCCCGGGCGGCCTGCGCGACCTGCAGGTGATCCTGTGGCTGGCCAAGGCCGCCGGCCTGGCCAACTCCTGGCGCACCCTGGCCACGCGCGGCCTGATCACCCAGACCGAGGCGCGCCAGCTGATGGAAAAGGAACGCGCCTTCAAGGACATCCGCGTGCGCCTGCACCTGCACGCCGGCCGGCGCGAGGACCGCTTGGTGTTCGACGTGCAGACCGCGATCGCCGAAACCCTGGGCCTGCAGGCCACCGGCAGCGGCCCGCATATGCGGCGCGCCAGCGAATACCTGATGCAACGCTATTACTGGGCGGCCAAGGCCGTGACCCAGCTGAATACCATCCTGCTGCAGAATATCGAGGCCCAGCTGTTCCCGCAGAACGGCGAGGCGCATCCCATCAACGCCCGCTTCGCCGAGGTGGATGGCTTCATCGACATCGTCGACGACGACACCTTCGAGAAAACGCCGTCGGCCATGCTGGAAGTATTCGTGCTGATGACGGAACGCCCCGCCATCAAGGGCATGGCGGCGCGCACCATGCGCGCCCTGTGGCACGAGCGCTTCAAGATCGACGCCGGCTTCCGCAGCGATCCGGTCAACCGCGCCTACTTCCTGCGCATCCTGCAGGCGCCGGTCGGCATCATCCACGCGCTGCGGCGCATGAACGAGCTGTCCATCCTGGGCCGCTACCTGCCCAACTTCCGCAAGATCGTGGGCCAGATGCAGCACGACCTGTTCCACGTCTACACGGTGGACCAGCACATCCTGATGGTGGTGCGCAATATGCGCCGCTTCACGATGACCGAGCACGCCCACGAGTATCCCTTCTGCAGCCAGCTGATGGCGAATTTCCCGCAGCACTGGCTGCTGTACGTGGCGGCCCTGTTCCACGATATCGCCAAGGGCCGCGGCGGCGACCACTCCAAGCTGGGCCGGGTCGATGCCGTCCAGTTCTGCCAGGACCACGGCATGGGCAAGGACGAGACCGAGCTGGTGGTGTTCCTGGTCGAGCACCACCTGACCATGTCCCAGGTGGCGCAGAAGCAGGATCTGTCCGATCCCGACGTGATCGCCGCCTTCGCCCGCCTGGTGCGCGACGAGCGCCACCTGACCGCCCTCTACCTGCTGACGGTGGCCGATATCCGCGGCACCAGCCCGAAGGTGTGGAACGCCTGGAAGGCCAAGCTGCTGGAAGACCTGTACCGCATGACCTTGCGCGTGCTGGGCGGCGAACCGCCGTCGGCCGACCGCGAGCTGAAAAACCGCCAGCAGGAAGCACTGGCCACGCTGCGCCTGTATGGCCTGCCGCCCGACGCGCACGAAGCGCTGTGGCAGCAGCTCGACGTGGCCTACTTCCTGCGCCACGACGCCTCCGACATCGCCTGGCAGACGCGCGCCCTGTACGACCGCCTGAACAGCGGCCAGCCGGTGGTCAAATGCCGCCTGGCGCCGATCGGCGAAGGCTTGCAGGTGGCGGTGTATATTCCCGACCAGCCCGACCTGTTCGCGCGCATCTGCGGCTATTTCGACCGCAAGAATTTCAGCATCCTCGATGCCAAGATCCACACCACGCGCCACGGCTACGCGCTCGACACCTTCCTGGTCACGGAGCAGAACTTCGCCAAGAGCTACCGCGACATCATCAACCTGATCGAGCATGAGCTGTGCGCGCTGCTGGAAGCGGCCGGGCCGCTGTCGGCGCCGGGCAAGGGACGGCTGTCGCGCCTGTCGCGCACCTTCCCGCTGCAGCCCAGCGTGGACTTGCGGCCGGACGAGCGCGGCCAGTATTATCTGCTCTCGGTCACCGCCAACGACCGCCCCGGCCTGCTGTACTCCATCGCCACGGTGCTGAGCCGCTACAAGATCAATCTGCATACGGCCAAGATCATGACCCTGGGCGAACGGGTGGAAGACGTCTTCCTCGTCGACGGCGCCGCCCTGGCCAATGCCCGCCTCCAGCTGCAGCTGGAAACCGATTTACTGGAAGCTTTGAAAATCTGA
- the map gene encoding type I methionyl aminopeptidase, which produces MTISIKSPEDIEGMRIAGRLGSEVLDYITPFVKPGVTTGELDRLCHEYMVNVQGTIPAPLNYCPPGYTPYPKAICTSVNDVICHGIPGDKVLKNGDVVNLDITVIKDGYHGDNSRMFFIGEPSILARRLSDITYECMWLGIAKVKPGAHLGDIGHAIQVHAEKAGYSVVREFCGHGIGKVFHEEPQVLHYGRPGTLDELVPGMIFTIEPMINAGRREIREMGDGWTIKTKDRSLSAQWEHTVLVTETGYEVLTLSAGSPPPPAFILDAQAAAA; this is translated from the coding sequence ATGACCATATCCATCAAGAGCCCCGAGGACATCGAAGGCATGCGCATCGCCGGCCGCCTTGGCAGCGAAGTGCTCGACTACATCACCCCCTTCGTCAAACCCGGCGTCACCACGGGCGAACTGGACCGCCTGTGCCATGAGTACATGGTCAATGTGCAAGGCACCATCCCCGCCCCGCTGAACTACTGCCCGCCCGGCTACACGCCGTATCCGAAAGCCATCTGCACCTCGGTCAACGACGTGATCTGCCACGGCATCCCGGGCGACAAGGTGCTCAAGAACGGCGACGTGGTCAACCTCGACATCACCGTCATCAAGGATGGCTACCACGGCGACAACAGCCGCATGTTCTTCATCGGCGAACCGTCGATCCTGGCGCGCCGCCTGTCCGACATCACCTACGAGTGCATGTGGCTGGGCATCGCCAAGGTCAAGCCGGGCGCCCACCTGGGCGATATCGGCCACGCCATCCAGGTGCACGCGGAAAAAGCCGGCTACAGCGTGGTGCGCGAATTCTGCGGCCACGGTATCGGCAAGGTCTTCCACGAAGAGCCGCAGGTGCTGCACTACGGCCGCCCCGGCACGCTGGACGAGCTGGTGCCGGGCATGATCTTCACCATCGAGCCGATGATCAACGCCGGCCGCCGCGAAATCCGTGAAATGGGCGACGGCTGGACCATCAAGACCAAGGACCGCAGCCTGTCGGCCCAATGGGAACACACCGTGCTCGTGACCGAAACCGGCTACGAGGTGCTGACCCTGTCGGCCGGCAGCCCGCCGCCGCCCGCCTTCATCCTGGACGCGCAGGCCGCCGCAGCCTGA
- a CDS encoding MHFG family PEP-CTERM protein, which translates to MAECLYHCGCAFHRSFFQSKVSTHPLLISMPIALATTLVAATLMPRCSWDRPGRNPYRGTPAAAMSRYPDIPEPQRRILAERIARGQMDEMVDISRDAVQGKGKHGYDSEIRDMHFAARTVCGEVTRHKWAPERLEPAAIYCEGEHCIIVPKICNNISRITRKPLAAAPLAQKKKLPKLVTPGDPGLDEDMRDDAREIEADVTDALAALLDEAPVNGGNYQPGRHAEPGDLIGFIEGGDPDRDFFNNNSHGKPITPIEPAVPVPEPSSWLMLLGGLGLLGAWRLRRQG; encoded by the coding sequence ATGGCGGAATGTCTATATCATTGCGGCTGCGCGTTTCATCGAAGTTTCTTCCAATCAAAAGTAAGCACGCACCCACTACTCATATCTATGCCCATCGCACTCGCCACCACTCTGGTTGCCGCAACGCTGATGCCCCGCTGCTCCTGGGACCGCCCGGGACGAAATCCATACCGGGGCACACCGGCCGCCGCCATGTCCCGCTATCCGGATATTCCGGAGCCGCAGCGCCGCATCCTGGCCGAGCGCATCGCGCGCGGCCAGATGGACGAGATGGTCGACATCAGCCGCGACGCCGTCCAAGGCAAGGGCAAGCACGGCTACGACAGCGAGATCCGCGACATGCACTTCGCCGCCCGCACCGTGTGCGGCGAAGTCACGCGCCACAAGTGGGCGCCCGAGCGCCTTGAGCCGGCCGCCATCTATTGCGAGGGCGAGCACTGCATCATCGTGCCGAAGATCTGCAACAACATCAGCCGCATCACGCGCAAGCCGCTGGCCGCCGCCCCGCTGGCGCAGAAGAAAAAATTGCCCAAGCTGGTCACGCCGGGCGATCCCGGCCTGGACGAGGATATGCGCGACGATGCGCGCGAGATCGAAGCCGACGTCACCGACGCCCTGGCCGCGCTGCTGGACGAAGCGCCGGTCAACGGCGGCAATTACCAGCCCGGCCGCCATGCCGAGCCGGGCGACCTGATCGGCTTCATCGAAGGCGGCGATCCGGACCGCGATTTCTTCAACAACAATAGCCACGGCAAGCCGATCACCCCGATCGAGCCGGCCGTGCCGGTGCCGGAACCGTCGTCCTGGCTGATGCTGCTGGGCGGCCTCGGCCTGCTGGGCGCCTGGCGCCTGCGCCGCCAGGGCTGA